Within the Armatimonadota bacterium genome, the region CGCCCGTCGGACGTGTAGCGGTCAAAAACTGCGACCTCACCCCATCCGACGACGCCGGCCTCGGACTTGCCCATGATGGCGTTCATCCCGTTGGAGAGGAACACTTCGTCGCCGGCATGGAGGGACTCGGGCCTGATGCCGTCGGCGAACTCCACCAGGTGTCTCGTGTTGTTCGCCAGCGTCATGGCGAGCGTCCTGTCGCCGACCCTGGTCGCGTACAGGTAGACCGCGGGCGTCCACGGTGTTGCGCCCAGCATCTCGATCGCGGTCCGGGCCTCGATCAGGTCCGCCCGCGCCTGCTCGGCGCCGGTCTTCAGGGCGTCCAGACGGCTGAGCATCAACTGGTCGAGCTCCGCGGCGGCCTCAGGGGAGAGTCCCCGGATGCGGCCGATGAGGGCCAGTCTCTCTTCGATCGGCGGCGCGCCTTCCCCGGTCGCAAAAAGCGTGTCAAGGCCCGGGACATGGGCGAGTCTTCTCAGCATTTCAGTTACCTCATATTCCTCAGGCAGAAGGGCTGGCGGACGGCCCTGCCGCGCGGCCCGTCCTACCGCAGATAGAAACCTCGATACTCGATCACTCCGTACCGCCATCCGTAGACCGACCAGGTGGACGCCCAGTCGCCGGATTCCCTTTGAACGTCGCTCACGAGAAGGGCCACGCTGTAGGCCGCCGGGAAGACGGTCTCATGCATCCGGCGGTCCTCCGGGCTCAGGAAGTCGCCGCTTCTCCGCCCGCAATCACTGCCGCCGCCAGACCACTCCCGGGAAGGGTGGCTGTGCCACCACCCCAGCATCAACTCGCCGCGTCCGCGCCCGGACAGAACCGATCTGGCATCCGTCCATGTCTGTTCGGTGAACAGTACCCTGGTCGCGCTGGCGGCGGTGTGCTTCGCCGGAATCTGGGCGGTGACTTCCACGAACGCCTCGGGAACGGAGGAATCCCTTCGCAGGTGCCCGAGAAGCACACCGCCCGTCTCCGAACCGCCGGCCGCTCTTGCCAGATGGGCGGTTTCCCGGAGCACTCTCTCCGGCATGAACACCGGAATATCGTCTGCCTCGATGAGGCCGAACTGTCTGGAACCGGCC harbors:
- a CDS encoding Mov34/MPN/PAD-1 family protein, producing MASSGYEYTIALIDDRGSVLRCGTIVPDWDRAAAWTGLQAVRRDGLNFLPPCSDASVDPIWHPEAGEPCIGGFRVSVPGANGRRVSCDFSNDYWSAAAMELAAQARGGSAGGADRRILYLVTARPMVAASGASASRGFTIEESAQRLSLAESSLENLRAGSRQFGLIEADDIPVFMPERVLRETAHLARAAGGSETGGVLLGHLRRDSSVPEAFVEVTAQIPAKHTAASATRVLFTEQTWTDARSVLSGRGRGELMLGWWHSHPSREWSGGGSDCGRRSGDFLSPEDRRMHETVFPAAYSVALLVSDVQRESGDWASTWSVYGWRYGVIEYRGFYLR